The window CAGCCCTGACTCCAGGGCTTGGGAATTGATGAGCCTCTTTGGAGAAGGCAAGAATGATGGTGAATTTTACAGACAGCCCAAACCCATTAGCAAGCTGGGAAAAGTCCAGTTAACCTTTATTTCTTGTAAAATGGCAGGTTTCTGTGCCCTCTTGCAGCTTCTGACTTTGGCCAGACCTGGAGGAGTCATCATCCCCCTAAGGGCATTTCTGGTAAAGCCAGAGGAACACTCCCAGGAGAGCCTGACCTTGTGGGCCTAGAAGGATTTGGGGAAGTTTGGGATCTCTTAATTGCCAGAGTAAATGGCTCCTTCCCACTAATGGACACAGCTCATCCCCACCACGGATGGGCTGTGACTGGCtgtggagagagaaagggagactTGAGTCCTGGAAGCACTGTGGAGCCGGCTGTGCTGCTTGGATCtatcccttctcttcccaagcCTGACTGTGGGGTCCTGCAGGCTCCTTGTATTCACCAAGCAGATGCTTTATGGTGTGCAGGCCAGGAGTAGCTGGATCTGTCTCCATCCACCCAGGTCAACACTGAGTTTCCTACCTCCAGGAAACCAAATTATCTTTTTCCCTTGGGATCAAACGCCACAATCCCTGTCCAGACTGACTGATGGGAGAGGATATTCCCATTCCTGCTGTGGACAGCATGAGCCTGTCCCCACAGAGGTGGGTGCCCGAGGGCACCGACAGCTCCTGAGCGAGTGCATGAACATCCTGGAGCACTTAGTCCACAGtggagctggcagcaggagaacCCAAACCACCAAGTGTCCTCGTGGGTGGAGAAGAGGCTCTGTCACATCTCTTCCCCCCCTCGTCTCCATCATCCTTCCAGGCAGGAGGTGACGTCTCTCTGGGGGCTGTGTGTTGGTGTCCACTGTGTGCTGTGGTTGCCAGAGAAGCTTCCTGTGAAACGTCTTTTCTTCTAGAGAAGAGATTCCTcgactttttcttttgtttttaggGGGCTGACTCCAGCCATTTTAGTTCTGGATTCCTCTGGTGACTTTGGAAAGTTTTGGTGCTGATTTTGTCTGATGGGTGCTCATATGTGGCAGACACTGGAGTCAGACAACCAGAGGGGGAATCCTGCAGGACACCAGGTGCTGTTAACTCTGCTCCTCACAATGGCAGAGCTTGGACCTGTGCTGGGGATTGGGTGCAGGTAGATACCTGACCCACAGCTCTGTGGCACTGTGGGGTGGCAGTGTCACACTGGGGGAGGTAGGACAGGGTGGGTCTCTCAAGTAACAAGcaaacaggacaagaggaaacagcctcaagttgtgccaggggaggtttaggttggatattaggaaaaatttcttcaacaAAAAGGTTGTCAAGCCCTGGAGCGGGCTGGGTGAGGAAGTAGTGGAGTCACAGTCTCTGGAGGTAtctaaaagatgtgtagatgtggcactgggGGACATGTTTTAGTGGTGGCTTTGGCAGTGCTTTAACAGTtgaatgatcttagagggctttttcAATCtaaatgactctatgattctaagtgACCTCTGGCTGGTGCCTGGAGTCATCTGTGTGTgtcaggaggaggagatgggaatggggagCCTCACCAAATGTCCAACACATGAGTCTTAAATACAGCAGCACAATATGTCCAGAGCTgttccctgccaggctggggtggAGGGATTACTGTGCTGTGGTGCAGTAATTAGAAACCCTTGAGTTCGTTAGCTGTCAGCTCCGGAAAAGCTGGCGATGCTTCTAACAACTTCCCTACTGGGAAAGGCAGCCAGGCATGCTTGTGAGCTGGGAACAGGGCTCCTTCCAGGGGGATGAGCAGGACCATAACCAGGGGTGGGCATCAAATGGGGGCAATCCCTGGATTCAGGTGTGTTGGGGAGTGGAGGGTGCGAGTGGGACCAGTGAGTCTCTTCCGGTAGGAACGGGGCTGAGCCCACGGAAGAGAATCACTCCTTGATTTTAGCCTCCTGACTGCCTGCTCCTCTGGTGCTTGGTGGGGAAAACAGGTTTAGAGCTGTGGAACTGTTGGTCCTGCGTGGTGACCAATGAGGGGTTTGCTGCCTGTCTCGGCCCACCCGTGACGCCTGTCTGGGTGGAAGTGGACTTGGCTCATCTGCGCTGAACCAACCCCTTGGGATTTAAGCAGTGGTTTGGCCATGGTTTGCAGGCTGTGCCACCACAATAAGGGTAGTTCAGGGACTGTGGAGCAGGCAGATCATACCAGATGCTTTCCAGCCTTTCCACTGTGTGCATTCTCCTGGCTGTGACCTTCCCAGTAGCTACACCCATAGGGTTCCTTGTGCTGGGGGCTAGTTTAGTCCTGCTGTCCTTGTGAGGCATCTGCCCATCCTTGTGAGATGCTGCTGCCCAGGAATATCCCTGGGTGTGCCTCGCAGCCCCCTGTGGTGCCTGGCACAGTGACTGGGCAGTCAGGGTTTGGGGGTGCTGTGAGAGAGCCCTGGGAGGCCTggctggagcaggcagctgcctgcctgtCATCTGGGAGCCCCTGCAGTGGGAGcacacagccacagccctgcgGGTACCACTTACTGGGAAAGTTCTTTCCCACGAGCATCGAATCCAAACTTCCCaactccctgctctccccagggctggctcACCAGCCAGCCTGGCCGAGGTAACGAAGCATAATTAATTACACATCTGCTTGGCTCCATGGGAGGGTTTGTAACTGGATTTCTAGGGAAGTGGTGATGGCAgtgcctgccccagcccagtgcagggagctggggcccAGGGAAGGGAGTGTGGACAGGACCTTGGATGATGCCTTTCTGGTGCTTTCAGCCCAGAGAGCACAGCTGTGACTGCCTGGGactctggctgtgctgggcttggGCTCACAGCGTGGTCatggcagggaagagctggtCCATTTGCCTCCTGGTAAAATAACCACTGGCTGCCAGTGCAGCCTGGTGCTTGTCTCCACTGTTAGGGATGCCTCTATGTGGGCAGGACCCTGGAAGGTGGCTGGTGCAGGCACAACCCACCATGGCAGTTTAGTCTGCAGCAAGCCCAGCCACAGAGAGCAAGACCCTCTGTGTGTGTCAGGTGCTGTGATGATGGGATGTGCAAATTAAGGCCCCCTTGCTGGCATATAGGGGCCTGTCCCTGTGACTGGGGCATAGAACCATGCAGGAGGGTGCTGTGGGGTCTTAGCCTGGGGTTTTAAGAGGCTGTGTAATGTCCTTTGCTGCACAGTGGTTGCTCCTGGAGCACTTGCTatgctgcagcactgagctctgTGGGGACTGGGAACAGGGATGCTCCAAGGAGCACGTTGGCAGAGCCGGGGGGAAGCAGGCCCGAGTTAATGCTGTCTGTCCTCTCTTCTGCATCCACATGGAACCACAACAGGAGCGGCAGAAAAAAGCTGGGTTTCCCGAGAGCAGCGATGGCTCCAAGGACTCGGACAGCTCTGCTGGTcgccggggcagcgccggccGGAAGCACGGGCGGTGGCGGGGCCGGCTGGACAGCCCCGGGGCACTGGTGTCCAAGGTGGTGAGAGTCGTCACTGCCAGGCACAGGCCGGGATGGAGGCTGCCGGCCGCGCCGGACTCCTCCAGCCGCAGGAACCTGACGGAGCTGCGCGGGGAAGCCCAGCTGGCCGTCTTCCAGCAGGGTGACACGGGCAGCGTGGAGGGGGCTCCCCAGCCCACCGAGAACAGCTTCACCCCCAAGTGTGAAATCACGGGCAAAGACGCCCTGTCGGCGCTGGCCCGCGCCAGCACCAAGCAGTGCCAACAGGAGATTGCCAACGTGGTGTGTCTGCACCGGGCCGGCAGCCTCATGCCCCAGTCCGTGCCTCGCCACTGCCAGCTCTCTGGTGAGTCCTGCTGGGGTGCTCCTGCTCACCCTGGGCATCGGGAATATCCCAGGTGCGTGGGCCACCTTCCTTATGTCACCACACTGACCCACCTGGCAGCAAGCGGCCTCAATCTGCCACTGATTCCCAGATTACCGCTGCCTCTGTAATCCAATCAAAGCTGTACCAGCCTGCTTTAAGCTGGGCTGTTCATCCCAACCCGCAGTGCTGCAGGGGTCagagccctgcccagctgcaTCTCCTGTTTTGAGGGGGCAGAGAAGGACAGCCCCTCCCTCAAAGTGCCCCTGTCAGTGTAAGACAAGGTGGGGGGTGTGCCACCGTTTACTGCCACTGTAGCCAGTTTGGGGTTTGTCTGAGGCCTTGTGCTTTTCTGCTGTCCCCTGCCTTGCTCTGGAGGTCTGGGTGGTGGATGCCAAGGCTGGGCGTGGCTGACAGCCCTCTCCCTCCACGTGCAGGCAAGGTGAGCCCTGTCATCCAGTGGGACGAGAGCCGGCTGCAGCAGGTGCCCCCCAGCCAGCCCGTGCGCATCGCCTACATGCTGGTCGTGCACGGCAGGGCCATCCGCCAGCTGAAGCGGCTCATCAAGGCCGTGTACCACCAGCAGCACTTCTTCTACATCCACGTCGACAAGGTGTGTGCtggggtgaggggagggggTGCTAATGGTGCTGCACTGGTCgctgggacagggagcagagctgggtggaAGTGGTTGGATAGGGTTTGTCCTCACTGCTGTGGAGCTGTgaccctcctgcctctgcttctGCAACCCCACAGAAGCAGGATCTATCCCCCCTCCCCAGAACAGTCTTATCACTCCCCTCTACGTGGAGGCTCCTGCGAGGGCTGACCCTGGGCTAGTGGCAAGGAGGGCAGGGCTCCAGGAGGATGAGCTCCCTGCTGAGGGTGAGCCCTGTTCCCTGGCAGCGCTCCAACTACCTCCATCGCGAGGCCGTGGAGCTGGCCCGGCACTACCCCAACATCCGTGTGACACCCTGGCGCATGGTGACCATCTGGGGAGGTGCCAGCCTGCTGAAGATGTACCTGCGTAGCATGAAGGACCTGCTGGAATTGTCTGAGTGGCCCTGGGACTTCTTCATCAACCTGAGTGCCACCGACTACCCCACGAGGTGAGGACGACGGCGGTGTTCGGGCAGCACCCTTGGGAGGGGCAGGGAGTAGCAGGGATCTGAGGAAGATGGGGTTGGAGATTGCACCCACCCACGTGCTGGTGATGATGTTCCAGGGCCAGGCTGGTCCCATCTCTGCAGAGGAGCCCAGCCGGAGGCTGTTTTTTCCTGCGGTCTGGGTGTTGCAGGGGAACACACGTGTGAGGCGCCAGACGGCAGAGAGGCTGTGTCTGTCTCtccccagtgacaggacaaggctTTGAGTCAGCACCCGCCAAACAGCTTTAGGCTCCTTGTGTCTGATGGCTCTTGCATTATGAGTGTTTACTTGGCTGCTTCACCCCAGAGGTATTAATGATTCCTAATTTGCACCTCAGGACCAACGAGGAGCTGGTGATGTTCCTGTCCAAATACCGAGATAAGAACTTCCTGAAGTCTCATGGCAGAGACAATGCCAGGTAAtcccagctcagggcagagctgatcTGAAGGAACAGATAAAGGAGGGATTTCAGAAACAGCTGGGCAAGGGGGGCTGTTCTGCATGGAGCTACACTTAGCAAAGTGGTTGACAATCCTAACTCCTCATCCTCATCCACGTTGGCAGATTTATCAAGAAGCAGGGCCTGGACCGCTTGTTCCACGAGTGTGACTCCCACATGTGGCGGCTGGGCGAGCGCCACATTCCCGAGGGCATCGTGGTGGACGGGGGCTCCGACTGGTTCTCGCTGACGCGCAGCTTCGTGGAGTACGTGGTCTATACTGACGACCAGCTCGTGTCCCAGCTGCGCCAGTTCTACACCTACACACTCCTGCCAGCCGAGGtgggtgctgcctgcagggcacGGGCTGCGTTTGCTTACCACTGTACTTAACATCTCTGTCCCACTTCATCCCTGGGTAGCTGCAAAGGGCATTGCTGGTTCTGCTTTGTGCCTCCCCTTGTCCAGACGCGACAGATATGAGAGAGGATCAGACAGGCCAAGGGTCATATTTACATCCAGCCCTGCTTTAGGTCCAGACGCCCCTCTGGGCCAGATAAGGACTGGTGTGGGCGCACAGCCTGGTCCCTTACGTGTTGCTttgtgctgggaacagggatAAGCTGTTCAGGAGCAGTCGAGGTCTGTTCCGTTCCTCCTCGGGTGGGGGTCTCCATTAACCACCCATCCTCCATCCCCACTGGGTGTCTTGTCCCTTCTCTGCCGTGCACAGTCCTTCTTCCACACTGTCCTGGAGAACAGCCATGCCTGTGAGACCCTGGTTGATAACAACCTCCGAGTGACCAACTGGAACCGGAAGCTGGGCTGTAAGTGCCAATATAAACACATAGTCGACTGGTGCGGGTGCTCCCCAAATGACTTCAAACCCCAGGACTTCCTCCGGCTACAGGTGAAAAAcatcctcctttctcctcctgctctctcccctgctccccgtctctctcctctctgagcTGCCCTGCGGGCACCCCGGACTGCAAAGCCAGCTGCTGTGCATGCCCCCATGAGCTgcaccccagccctgcaagGGACCAGAGCAGGGTTGGTTCCCCAGCCGCTGTGGGGCTCAGTGTTGACATGTCTGTAAACACTCGGGCAGCAGGGTTGTACTGGTTGTCCTGCCATGCAGCCAGGCTTCTGCTTGCAGTGCTGTTCCTCTTCCCAGACTTTCTCTCCTGTTCTCCCGCTCTTTCCCTGCAGACCTATCACTTGGGGCAAATACCTTTTGGGTAAAACCCCTTCGGAGTGCTGGTGCTTTTGGCAGGACAAAATGCCTTGTGACAAAGTGTCTCCCGTGCTCTCAGTGCATGGGGATGTAGACTGAACATGGGAGGCTTGGGGGAGGTAGACCCAGCTCTGAAAAAAGCAGTTGTCAGGATTTTCCAGCAGTCTTGGGCttgcagagcccagagcagagccctgatCCTGCAGGCTGTGCCACATGGCCAGGGCTtgtgcagggctctgcagcagctc is drawn from Chiroxiphia lanceolata isolate bChiLan1 chromosome 19, bChiLan1.pri, whole genome shotgun sequence and contains these coding sequences:
- the XYLT2 gene encoding xylosyltransferase 2, whose protein sequence is MVAGGRARKLVRRYRLAAATALAILLLQGLVLWSSAGLDEEGPAEERQKKAGFPESSDGSKDSDSSAGRRGSAGRKHGRWRGRLDSPGALVSKVVRVVTARHRPGWRLPAAPDSSSRRNLTELRGEAQLAVFQQGDTGSVEGAPQPTENSFTPKCEITGKDALSALARASTKQCQQEIANVVCLHRAGSLMPQSVPRHCQLSGKVSPVIQWDESRLQQVPPSQPVRIAYMLVVHGRAIRQLKRLIKAVYHQQHFFYIHVDKRSNYLHREAVELARHYPNIRVTPWRMVTIWGGASLLKMYLRSMKDLLELSEWPWDFFINLSATDYPTRTNEELVMFLSKYRDKNFLKSHGRDNARFIKKQGLDRLFHECDSHMWRLGERHIPEGIVVDGGSDWFSLTRSFVEYVVYTDDQLVSQLRQFYTYTLLPAESFFHTVLENSHACETLVDNNLRVTNWNRKLGCKCQYKHIVDWCGCSPNDFKPQDFLRLQQLSRPTFFARKFESTVNQEVLEILDTHLYGSYPPNTPALKAYWENVYDRVDGLSGLSDVTLTFYTAFSRLGLHKAASTPAVKADKLCRFEPRGFPSSVHLYFYDDRFQGYLVMQEVQNLATGQAESLEVWMMPQGALKLSGHGGQANRLQNLEVGTEWDPKERLFRNFGGLMGPFDEPVAMQKWSRGPNLTATVVWIDPTYVIAASYDITVDAEAEFTQYKPPLNHPLRPGIWTIRLLQFWEPLGENQFLVVPQTFNRKQPLRKDDSNWLHGGPPRNEYMDQNFQGLGGILNLPRSEAAEEDAARKAQLTGKALEDWADTAIGTFWAVADVCVSSPSACTSLETCSKTSWSSLSPDPKSELGPVKPDGRLR